The Candidatus Limnocylindrales bacterium genomic sequence AGGAAACGGGAATCACGGGGAGGGTCTGGACTCCTCTGGGTCGGTTTTACGTAGCTCCTGGTTATAGCAGTCAAATAGGATACGTTTACCTGGTTGAAAACCTGGTGGTAGGAAACAGTCATCCCGAAGGGGGAGAAGATATACAGATCGAGCTTTTTACCTTATCCGAGATTCGGAGAATGATTCAGGAAGAGATGATCTTAGATCAGCTCACCATTACGGCTATATATAAATTGGAGCTGTTCTTGCAGAGTAACAGGCAGCAGACGGTGGGCACGTAATACCCATCGGGTATCAAAACCCGAAGTAGGGGCAGGTTTCAAACCTGTCCCTATGTAGAAACCCCGTAATTATCCGAAGATGTGTAGACGGGTGAGATTTAGGGATTTGTTTTCTGCACTGCCGTTATCTTCCAGATTACGCCTGTTTGAGGGATAGGGTTTATCCCCTGTTCGGTAATTTGAAGTACACCAAAATCCACAATGTACATGGCTCCATCGGGTCCGAATTTGACATCTATAGGTCGCTCTAAACCTCCTTCTCTGTTACTTCTAGAGGCGGGTTTAAAGGTTGCATTGGAGACAAAAGGCATCATCTCTTCCGATTTAAAATCCACCCGAATCACGCTATATCCTGCATGGGGATATTCCTCTTCTTCCAGGTGTCTTTGTTTACCCTGATCTTCTGGATGTCCTTGGGAAGGTTCTTGCAGGTTTTGTTCATCCCGATGATCCTGGCTTTCTGGATTGGCCGGATGGCCTTGACCACCCTGGATTCCTTGACCACCTGAATACGATGGTTTGGCCTGATGCTCCTGTTTGTGCCGATTGGTACTCTGGGTAAAGGGCAACATATCCCCGAATAGTGCAACAAACATGTCCCCTGCGAATTTACTAAAAGGTCCGGTTGCCGGCGCAAAGTCGAATTGATCGGCTGAGGAATGCAAAGGAAAGACGGCGACTAAGTTCTTATCCCTTTGAGGACTTTGAAGCCCACTGGCCGAATGGTCGATGAGAAAGGTGGGAAT encodes the following:
- a CDS encoding NUDIX hydrolase, giving the protein MSIKWRTLGSRIAYENPWYRIREDRVIRPDGTEGVYGVLERGAAVLMIPRKDSGEIYFLKEYRYPIQQYSFHLPAGTADPGERPEIAARRELEEETGITGRVWTPLGRFYVAPGYSSQIGYVYLVENLVVGNSHPEGGEDIQIELFTLSEIRRMIQEEMILDQLTITAIYKLELFLQSNRQQTVGT